In the genome of uncultured Paludibaculum sp., the window GCATTTTTGCGTGCCGAGATCGAATGGATTTGCGCCCGCCTGGATGGCTGCCTTGTTCGTGTGGACGATGAGGCGGGCTCCGATATCGGCGCAGAACCGGTCGCGGAATTCGATCATCTCGCGGAACTTGTAGGTTGTGTCGACGTGCAGCAGCGGGAATGGAATTCGGCCGGGGTGAAAGGCTTTCTGGGCCAGACGCACCATGACCGAGGAGTCTTTGCCGATGGAGTACAGCATCACCGGACGCTGAAACTCCGCTACTACCTCGCGGAGGATGTGGATGCTCTCGGCTTCGAGCATGCGGAGGTGCGTGAGGGTCAGGCCGGGGGGCGTGGTGCTGGTCATAGGGCTCCGTTGACGGTGCGATGGGGGTGGGAGGCCACTCTGCTGTAGGCGCAGGTGTAGCCCGTCGCTGACGCTCCGGGACTGGGGCAAAGGGTGCGACTGCCTCCGCTTTGGCGGCCCGCTGGGCCGTGTTTGACTCGGTGGAATAGGCCGCGGAAACGGGTGCCCGCTCCTTCCCAGTCGCGGTTCGCTGCGCGGTGAGGGACCACTTCCTTACGGTCGTGGTTCGTAACGTGGTTTCCGGTGACTGGATGGCCTGCGGGGTCGGACGGGATGCCATTGACCGCTCGGTTCCTCGGGGCCGGAAAGAGCGGGGTCAGGGGACCCCGCGCGGTCCAGGGGGACCGCCCTCCTGGCAAGGGGCTTCGCCTCCGGCATGCGCCTTCGTTGATCCCGCCATGCGGTGGGCGTTGCGCTTTGTGCCTGGGGGTGACCCTACGGGTCATTGGAGCTCCGTTCATTCAGTGGCGCTTCACAGTGCACTGCTCCCACATTTGTTCCAGGAAGCTGTAGGGCAACATAGCATTCCCATTGATGCCATGGCCCAGACGGATGCCCGGTTTGTTGTCTCCGTGGAAGTCCGACCCTCCCGTCGGGATCAGGTCAAAACGCCGGGCGATCTCCGCGTATTCGGCGCAGTCGGCCGGTGAGTGCTCACTGTGATGGACCTCGATGCCCTGCAGCCCGGCTTCGACCAGGCGTTGAACCAGCCTGAACAGATCCGCGCCGCGCTGCGGCAGGCGGACCGGATGGGCGAGTGACGACATGCCACCCGACTCTTGGATGAGCCGGATGCCCTCCTCCAGCGTGGGTTCGTCCCGCTCCACCGCCGCCTTCGCCTCATCGGCGAGATAGACATCGAAGGCTTCCTGAATGGTCGAGACGTAGCCTTTGTCGCACAACACACGGGCGATGTGGGGCCGGCCGACCTGATTGCGCCCGTACACCTCCGCGTCTTCCAGCGTGATGGACACACCCAACTCCCGGAGTTTCGTCAGCAGGTCGACATTGCGCCGGCGGCGGCTGGCCTGCTGGGTTTCCAACCAACAACGGAATTCCGTTGTTGGCGGCTCCAGCAGCCAGTAGCCGAGCACGTGCACGGAACGTTCCCGTTTGCCGGGCTGGCGGCATTCGTTCGGACGCGTACTCAACTCGACGGCGCAGATGAGTTCGAGACCGCACGCCGCGGCTGCGGGACCGGCGGCCTCATATCCGGCAAGCGTATCGTGGTCGGCGATCCCCAGCGCCTGAAGACCTTCGGCGACGGCTTGGCGTACCAGGTCCTCCGGCGCCGTGGATCCGTCCGAACGATCGGTATGTGTGTGCAGGTCGATCACGCGTGGTCCCTTTACTTGATTGGGGCCGAGTACATGTCACTGACCCGGTAGCTGCGGTAGACGACGATGCCTTCCACGTCGACGGCGAACACGACCTTGCCTTCGGCATCGGTCTCGACAGTGCGGCCGTAGGGTGAGGCCGGATTGATGAAGCCCGCCTCGAAGCTGTAGCCGCCGTTCTTCAGCGTCTGGGCCGATCCGACGGCGATGGCGTAGACGCCGAGGTCAGCGTTGAGGACGGGCGTGGCCGTGAGCTTCTCCTCGTCGAGTCTCCAGGCCTGACCCCGGTTCTTGGCGTTCTTGTCGTGCT includes:
- a CDS encoding PHP domain-containing protein, whose product is MIDLHTHTDRSDGSTAPEDLVRQAVAEGLQALGIADHDTLAGYEAAGPAAAACGLELICAVELSTRPNECRQPGKRERSVHVLGYWLLEPPTTEFRCWLETQQASRRRRNVDLLTKLRELGVSITLEDAEVYGRNQVGRPHIARVLCDKGYVSTIQEAFDVYLADEAKAAVERDEPTLEEGIRLIQESGGMSSLAHPVRLPQRGADLFRLVQRLVEAGLQGIEVHHSEHSPADCAEYAEIARRFDLIPTGGSDFHGDNKPGIRLGHGINGNAMLPYSFLEQMWEQCTVKRH